The Streptomyces sp. NBC_01142 genome has a window encoding:
- a CDS encoding creatininase family protein has protein sequence MSGPQARLPVCGLLPLDTTTEDVRAGQSDVAVLPVGSFEQHGPFLPLMTDTVIACAIAREVAAAYPVHLLPPVTVSCSHEHAAWPGTVSISAATLYAVVRDIAESLRRSGISNLVLINGHGGNYVLRNIVQESAGSGTRMALFPGSTDWTAARDRAGVRTPSHSDMHAGEVETSILLHDSPELVRPGYETADWTADEREHLLTLGMQAYTESGVIGCPSLASSRKGKELLAGLVDSFSEYFSLMAPANVRQETR, from the coding sequence ATGAGCGGTCCGCAAGCGCGACTTCCGGTATGCGGCCTGTTGCCGCTGGACACGACGACGGAGGATGTGAGGGCCGGGCAGAGTGACGTCGCTGTCCTTCCCGTCGGGAGTTTCGAGCAGCATGGGCCGTTTCTCCCCCTGATGACCGATACTGTCATCGCCTGCGCCATCGCCCGGGAGGTCGCTGCCGCGTATCCGGTTCACCTTCTTCCTCCGGTGACGGTCTCCTGCTCGCACGAGCATGCCGCCTGGCCGGGAACCGTCAGCATTTCCGCCGCGACCCTCTATGCCGTCGTGCGGGACATCGCCGAATCGCTTCGCCGCTCCGGTATCAGTAACTTGGTTCTGATCAATGGGCACGGTGGAAACTACGTACTGCGCAACATTGTTCAGGAGTCCGCCGGCAGCGGGACTCGCATGGCGCTTTTCCCGGGGTCCACCGACTGGACCGCGGCGAGGGACAGGGCCGGTGTGCGGACGCCGTCTCACAGTGATATGCATGCGGGCGAAGTGGAGACGTCCATCTTGCTGCACGACAGTCCAGAACTGGTACGCCCCGGTTACGAGACCGCCGATTGGACGGCCGACGAGCGGGAGCATCTGCTTACTCTCGGTATGCAGGCCTACACGGAATCAGGCGTGATCGGCTGCCCGTCATTGGCGTCGTCCCGGAAGGGTAAGGAATTGCTGGCAGGCCTTGTTGATTCTTTCTCCGAATACTTCTCGCTCATGGCACCGGCCAACGTCCGGCAGGAGACACGATGA
- a CDS encoding DeoR/GlpR family DNA-binding transcription regulator, giving the protein MGVANRLDLTLRLVQGTGRVSVAELSRRLGVSEMTVRRDLDELERQGLAKRVRGGAIATRSREEEAGFAAREGWQAATKDWLGCAVAELVEPGSTVLLDAGTTTVHVAEHLVARAPLTVAVLSLQAAVRLADRPGIRLLVIGGHSRPGERSLVGPLAMRALQAMAFDVFVMSIGGVQAQHGWSEFSLDDAAVKQAGLAQAARTITVADATKLGVRAFSQVAGLGAVDTFVTDAAADDVATHPKGPETLFALRDAGVDIVLA; this is encoded by the coding sequence ATGGGAGTAGCGAATCGTCTGGATCTGACGTTGCGGCTGGTGCAGGGCACGGGCCGGGTCTCCGTTGCGGAGTTGTCGCGACGTCTGGGTGTGTCGGAGATGACGGTGCGGCGTGATCTGGACGAGTTGGAGCGCCAGGGGCTGGCCAAGCGGGTACGGGGAGGGGCGATCGCCACCCGCTCGCGTGAGGAGGAAGCCGGGTTCGCGGCGCGGGAGGGGTGGCAGGCGGCGACGAAGGACTGGCTGGGGTGCGCGGTAGCGGAGTTGGTGGAGCCAGGGTCGACTGTGCTGCTCGACGCGGGTACCACGACGGTGCATGTTGCCGAGCACCTGGTCGCCCGCGCGCCGTTGACGGTGGCGGTGCTCAGTCTGCAGGCGGCAGTGCGGCTGGCGGACCGGCCCGGAATCCGGTTGCTGGTGATCGGCGGCCACTCCCGCCCGGGTGAGCGTTCCCTGGTCGGCCCGCTCGCGATGCGGGCCCTGCAAGCGATGGCGTTCGACGTGTTCGTGATGTCGATCGGGGGCGTGCAGGCCCAGCACGGCTGGTCGGAGTTCTCCCTCGACGACGCCGCCGTGAAGCAAGCCGGACTCGCCCAGGCCGCCCGGACGATCACGGTGGCCGACGCCACCAAGCTCGGAGTGCGCGCCTTCAGTCAGGTCGCCGGCCTGGGCGCGGTGGACACCTTCGTCACCGACGCCGCCGCCGATGATGTGGCCACTCACCCCAAAGGCCCCGAGACACTGTTCGCCCTGCGCGACGCGGGTGTCGACATCGTGCTGGCCTGA
- a CDS encoding ArsI/CadI family heavy metal resistance metalloenzyme → MSRVQLALRVPDLEASIAFYSMLFGTEPAKLRDGYANFAIAEPPLKLVLIEGNGGEDTRMDHLGVEVDTTEAVHAATTRLADAGLATDVENDTTCCYALQDKVWVHGPGREPWEVYVVKADADTLIKQQGSTCCSNPDTAASGGGAGEPVPASGGCC, encoded by the coding sequence ATGTCCCGCGTACAGCTCGCTCTGCGCGTCCCCGACCTTGAGGCGTCGATCGCCTTCTACTCCATGCTCTTCGGCACGGAGCCCGCGAAACTCCGCGACGGCTACGCCAACTTCGCCATCGCCGAGCCTCCGCTCAAGCTCGTCCTCATCGAGGGCAATGGGGGAGAGGACACTCGCATGGACCACCTCGGCGTCGAGGTCGACACCACGGAAGCCGTGCACGCCGCGACCACCCGCCTGGCCGACGCGGGCCTGGCCACAGACGTGGAGAACGACACCACCTGTTGCTATGCCCTTCAGGACAAGGTCTGGGTCCACGGCCCCGGCCGGGAGCCCTGGGAGGTGTACGTCGTCAAGGCCGACGCCGACACCCTGATCAAGCAGCAGGGCAGCACCTGCTGCAGCAATCCGGACACCGCCGCATCCGGCGGCGGTGCGGGCGAGCCGGTCCCCGCGTCCGGCGGCTGCTGCTGA
- a CDS encoding DUF4232 domain-containing protein produces the protein MLLTVGAVTQAAADGAYIPRAPVAACKHTQLIADSAQQVGADRVRITLINDGPKPCVLKGFPTVALAGQGSPSNNKPLKVVRQGDARPVKLAVGGRASTQLTFTPVLGEADGYCASKAKPSVAPSIVLGAGGGGLQLGLEDGGDFALCDGKVRATAFRSSGA, from the coding sequence ATGCTCCTCACGGTTGGTGCAGTGACGCAAGCGGCGGCAGACGGGGCGTACATCCCGCGTGCCCCGGTCGCTGCCTGTAAGCACACCCAGCTCATTGCGGACAGCGCGCAGCAAGTGGGGGCCGACCGGGTGCGAATCACGCTGATCAACGATGGCCCGAAGCCGTGCGTGCTGAAGGGCTTCCCCACCGTGGCCCTTGCGGGTCAGGGGTCGCCCAGCAACAACAAACCTCTCAAGGTCGTGCGCCAGGGCGACGCACGGCCGGTGAAGCTCGCGGTTGGCGGCAGGGCCTCGACGCAGCTCACCTTCACGCCGGTGCTCGGTGAGGCCGACGGCTACTGCGCCTCCAAGGCCAAGCCTTCCGTCGCACCCTCGATCGTGCTGGGTGCAGGCGGCGGGGGGCTGCAACTGGGGTTGGAGGACGGCGGTGACTTCGCCCTCTGCGACGGCAAGGTCCGGGCCACCGCCTTCCGCAGCTCCGGCGCCTGA
- a CDS encoding DUF4406 domain-containing protein, translated as MTVAPHPLMILVAGPYRSGTGDDPARLAAHVRAMNETALSLFRAGHLPVTGEALALPLLEVAGSARPGDAAFEEIFHPVAERLLARCDAVLRIGGTSAGADMMVEQARAAEKDVYTALAEIPAAR; from the coding sequence ATGACTGTTGCCCCACATCCGCTGATGATCCTGGTTGCCGGCCCTTACCGGTCGGGCACGGGGGACGACCCGGCCAGACTCGCCGCACATGTGCGGGCGATGAACGAAACCGCACTCAGCCTCTTCCGTGCCGGACACCTGCCCGTGACCGGTGAAGCCCTCGCCCTCCCACTGCTGGAAGTCGCCGGCAGCGCTCGGCCGGGGGACGCCGCCTTCGAGGAGATCTTCCACCCCGTAGCGGAGCGGCTGTTGGCGCGCTGCGACGCGGTGCTGCGGATCGGCGGCACGTCAGCCGGGGCCGACATGATGGTGGAACAGGCCCGCGCCGCGGAAAAGGACGTCTACACCGCCCTCGCCGAGATACCGGCGGCACGATGA
- a CDS encoding M64 family metallopeptidase, with translation MAAAGVAAAVTAALAAGAGPAAAGPAPAAEASRAEAKTVEVEIPGPEHGTAAGSGHTYIPADGRDRPAPRLSAREAAADGEVTKVIDNGSTADRLDVVVVGDGYTAAELAQFHTDAKEKWAEVGAVEPYTTYQNLFNLWTVDAVSHSSGVSGDPDQATVRDTALGSYFWCDDIERLLCIDQTKVDSYVARVPEADLVIVLANSTKYGGAGYNEPSETLGYEGISTASAANDRSGQVAIHETGHSLGKLADEYFYPGYPGYEQYTGPEPGDSNISTLTADRMAAQRAKWHRWLGEESPDGGTIGAYEGGGYFVKGLYRPTDNSLMRVLGKPFNLPGTEAMIAGFYRHATVATAVTPTDRTLRARHTAKVSVPRLAGVDATQLAVRWSLDGKELKRFAGRTEVRVSELGLKLWDFRKHRLSVTVVDRTASVRDPEIAGNLRATVVWAVRL, from the coding sequence ATGGCAGCGGCCGGTGTCGCCGCAGCCGTCACCGCCGCACTGGCCGCCGGAGCAGGGCCGGCAGCCGCCGGCCCGGCTCCGGCGGCCGAGGCGAGCCGGGCCGAGGCCAAGACGGTGGAGGTCGAGATACCGGGGCCGGAGCACGGCACAGCCGCCGGATCCGGCCACACGTACATACCGGCCGACGGGCGGGACCGGCCCGCGCCCCGGCTCTCCGCCCGCGAGGCGGCGGCCGACGGCGAGGTCACCAAGGTGATCGACAACGGCTCCACCGCGGACCGGCTGGACGTGGTCGTCGTCGGCGACGGCTACACCGCCGCCGAGCTGGCCCAGTTCCACACCGACGCCAAGGAGAAGTGGGCCGAGGTCGGGGCCGTCGAGCCGTACACGACCTATCAGAACCTCTTCAACCTCTGGACGGTCGACGCGGTCTCCCACTCGTCCGGCGTCTCGGGCGACCCCGACCAGGCCACTGTGCGGGACACCGCCCTCGGCTCGTACTTCTGGTGCGACGACATCGAGCGGCTGCTCTGCATCGACCAGACCAAGGTCGACTCGTACGTGGCCAGGGTCCCGGAGGCCGACCTCGTGATCGTCCTCGCCAACAGCACCAAGTACGGCGGCGCGGGCTACAACGAGCCCAGCGAGACCCTCGGCTATGAAGGCATATCGACCGCCTCGGCCGCCAACGACCGGTCGGGCCAGGTCGCCATCCACGAGACGGGCCACTCCCTCGGCAAGCTCGCCGACGAATACTTCTACCCCGGATACCCGGGCTACGAGCAGTACACGGGCCCGGAGCCCGGCGACTCCAACATCTCGACCCTGACGGCCGACCGGATGGCAGCCCAGCGCGCAAAGTGGCACCGCTGGCTGGGCGAGGAGTCGCCCGACGGCGGCACGATCGGCGCGTACGAGGGCGGCGGTTACTTTGTGAAGGGGCTGTACCGCCCCACCGACAATTCGCTCATGCGCGTCCTCGGCAAGCCGTTCAACCTCCCCGGCACCGAGGCGATGATCGCCGGCTTCTACCGTCACGCGACGGTCGCCACCGCCGTCACCCCCACCGACCGCACGCTGCGCGCACGCCATACCGCGAAGGTCTCCGTGCCCCGGCTGGCGGGCGTGGATGCGACGCAGCTCGCGGTCCGCTGGTCGTTGGACGGCAAGGAGCTGAAGCGCTTCGCCGGGCGGACCGAGGTACGCGTGTCCGAACTGGGGCTGAAGCTGTGGGACTTCAGGAAGCACCGGCTGTCGGTCACCGTCGTCGACCGGACGGCCTCGGTACGCGACCCGGAGATCGCCGGCAACTTGCGTGCGACGGTCGTCTGGGCCGTCCGGCTCTGA
- a CDS encoding NAD(P)-binding domain-containing protein: MNAPTAALPTVVIGAGPIGLAAAAHLIERGIEPLVLEAGDGAGHAVREWSHVRLFSTWAEVVDPAAEKLLAPTGWVTPEGTACPTGGDWAGQYLQPLADALGDRVRFGARVTGVSRAGRDRVVDADRERQPFTVHILHADGSGERVTARAVIDASGTWSVPGPIGGDGLPALGERAAGTRISYRVPDLKDPAVRARYAGRRTAVAGSGASAFTALATLADLAKDEAGTHAVWILRRGIGGSTFGGGEADQLPARGALGLRAKAAVDDGYASAVTGFRAASIEKIGEHLVLVGEDGRRLDGVDEVIVLTGFRPDLSFLDELRLGLDERLQAPVELAPLIDPNVHSCGTVYPHGVNELSHPEKDVYLVGMKSYGRAPTFLAMTGYEQVRSIAAAIAGDREAAERIELTLPETGVCGGAGLFDEPGATKTDGASGGCCATPSTLQIGAPAASGGC; encoded by the coding sequence GTGAACGCGCCCACCGCCGCACTGCCCACCGTGGTGATCGGAGCCGGCCCCATCGGCCTGGCGGCCGCCGCCCACCTGATCGAGCGCGGCATCGAACCGCTGGTCCTCGAAGCGGGCGACGGAGCGGGCCACGCCGTACGGGAATGGAGCCACGTACGACTCTTCTCCACCTGGGCCGAGGTCGTCGACCCGGCCGCCGAGAAGCTCCTGGCTCCCACCGGCTGGGTGACGCCGGAGGGGACGGCCTGTCCGACCGGCGGCGACTGGGCCGGGCAGTACCTGCAGCCGCTGGCCGATGCCCTGGGCGACAGGGTCCGCTTCGGTGCCCGTGTCACCGGTGTCTCCCGTGCCGGCCGCGACCGTGTCGTGGACGCCGATCGCGAGCGGCAGCCTTTCACCGTCCACATCCTCCACGCCGACGGCAGTGGAGAGCGCGTCACCGCACGGGCCGTCATCGATGCCTCCGGTACCTGGTCCGTCCCTGGCCCGATCGGCGGCGACGGTCTGCCTGCGCTCGGCGAGCGGGCAGCCGGGACGCGAATCTCCTACCGCGTGCCCGACCTCAAGGACCCGGCCGTCCGCGCACGTTACGCAGGCAGGCGCACGGCGGTGGCCGGCTCCGGTGCCTCGGCGTTCACTGCCTTGGCGACGCTCGCCGATCTGGCGAAGGACGAAGCCGGCACGCATGCGGTGTGGATCCTGCGCCGTGGCATCGGGGGGTCCACCTTCGGTGGAGGGGAAGCCGACCAGTTGCCTGCCCGTGGCGCGCTGGGCCTGCGGGCCAAGGCAGCCGTCGACGACGGCTACGCCAGCGCCGTCACCGGCTTCCGCGCTGCGTCGATCGAGAAGATCGGCGAGCACCTGGTCCTCGTCGGTGAGGACGGCCGCCGCCTCGACGGGGTCGACGAAGTCATCGTGCTGACCGGCTTCCGTCCCGACCTGTCCTTCCTCGACGAACTGCGACTCGGCCTGGACGAGCGCCTCCAGGCACCCGTCGAGCTGGCTCCGCTCATCGACCCCAACGTCCACTCCTGCGGCACCGTCTACCCGCACGGCGTGAACGAGCTCTCCCACCCGGAGAAGGACGTCTACCTGGTCGGCATGAAGTCCTACGGCCGCGCGCCGACGTTCCTCGCCATGACTGGCTACGAGCAGGTCCGTTCCATCGCCGCGGCCATCGCCGGCGACCGAGAGGCAGCCGAGCGCATCGAGTTGACCCTCCCGGAGACGGGCGTGTGCGGTGGCGCAGGCCTGTTCGACGAGCCCGGCGCCACCAAGACCGACGGCGCAAGCGGTGGCTGCTGCGCAACGCCCAGCACCCTCCAGATCGGCGCCCCCGCTGCTTCCGGCGGCTGCTGA
- a CDS encoding serine/threonine-protein kinase, producing MAGRSFNRPHQFRAIVSRLAADGSSKLVDFGIAAGRGDTPGVAGTPAYMAPEQWNGEPASPAADVYAATATFYECLTGRKPYTGDNFAELALQHISAPVPEEQAPDPVRPLIRRGLAKAPQERPENAAAFVAELEEIANAAYGPHWEERGQRKLAALAALLPLLLPSPTGQAAGTTELATTALGGAEGRGWTPSLPGALAGAAALILAVVAAVAAAGPSAETPHRTTARTVATTSALPHPATGAPHGPTASASRSPAASTTAVPSPSPPGSPSGPPSESTAAIPAGPSPAMSPTAADPPDPSATSASPSPSAPAPTPTASVRVKSLSITGLRQTSPTGATVTLAVTTDGTDPVTLDVVWFAGDTKGEPGPQDSSQTLRRSGATQYTITLDHAFRTGGCYWTVHATTHPAAANGSSSQQILTRRCSVQ from the coding sequence GTGGCCGGAAGGAGCTTCAACCGCCCCCATCAGTTCCGCGCCATCGTCAGCCGACTGGCCGCGGACGGCTCGTCCAAACTCGTCGACTTCGGCATCGCCGCGGGCCGCGGCGACACGCCTGGTGTGGCCGGCACCCCCGCGTACATGGCCCCGGAGCAGTGGAACGGGGAGCCCGCCTCACCGGCAGCCGACGTCTACGCCGCAACCGCGACGTTCTACGAATGCCTGACCGGCCGCAAACCGTACACCGGCGACAACTTCGCCGAGCTGGCGCTGCAGCACATCAGCGCGCCGGTACCCGAGGAGCAGGCACCGGATCCGGTGCGCCCGCTGATCCGGCGCGGGCTGGCCAAGGCTCCGCAGGAGCGGCCCGAGAACGCGGCGGCATTCGTGGCGGAGCTGGAAGAGATCGCCAACGCGGCCTACGGCCCCCACTGGGAGGAACGCGGCCAGCGCAAACTCGCCGCGCTCGCCGCGCTCCTGCCGCTGCTCCTCCCCTCCCCCACGGGCCAGGCCGCGGGAACGACCGAACTGGCCACCACCGCGCTGGGAGGCGCCGAAGGCCGCGGCTGGACGCCGAGCCTGCCGGGGGCACTGGCAGGCGCCGCCGCGCTGATCCTGGCCGTAGTGGCCGCCGTTGCCGCCGCAGGCCCCTCCGCAGAAACTCCGCACCGGACCACGGCCCGGACCGTCGCCACCACCAGCGCACTGCCGCACCCGGCCACCGGCGCGCCCCACGGCCCGACCGCGTCCGCGAGCCGGTCACCGGCCGCCAGCACCACCGCCGTCCCCTCCCCCTCTCCTCCCGGTTCCCCTTCCGGTCCTCCTTCCGAGAGCACGGCGGCCATTCCCGCCGGGCCCTCACCGGCGATGTCACCGACCGCGGCCGACCCGCCGGATCCGTCAGCGACGTCCGCATCGCCCAGCCCCTCCGCGCCCGCCCCCACGCCCACAGCATCCGTGCGCGTGAAGTCCCTCTCCATCACCGGCCTGCGCCAGACCAGCCCGACAGGCGCCACCGTCACCCTCGCCGTCACCACGGACGGAACCGATCCGGTGACCCTCGACGTCGTATGGTTCGCCGGCGACACCAAGGGCGAACCGGGCCCGCAGGACAGCTCGCAGACCCTTCGGCGCAGCGGTGCGACGCAGTACACGATCACCCTCGATCACGCCTTCCGCACTGGGGGCTGCTACTGGACCGTCCACGCAACGACGCACCCGGCCGCCGCGAACGGCAGTTCCTCGCAGCAGATCCTCACTCGAAGGTGCAGCGTCCAGTGA
- a CDS encoding helix-turn-helix transcriptional regulator: MDEPAEIGRRVQRLRTERGLTQRQLAEPSYTAAYVSTLESGKVRPSETALRFLAERLGTSYEELATGRPAHLATELRLALTDAQQMLATGAADEAAVRYRRLLTDAEHLDLAPEQAEALLGLGDCALETGELGDAGRHFQAAERLLSGEPLPRRARAIRGRAIAHLLAGELRYACYLLESTIDELGTSGLADPEALVLLYAAVIGPYIDMGAHARAAHAAELALALAPQVSDPALVAGMHRQVARTFLAEGRTADADASLAKAQTIYHQLRLNTDLAHCHWMRGYVQAQNGELDSAERQLRTARDMLAAKRAALYTAQVEVELADVLRRLGRHDEASGLLSALLELGDQHGAVHAGGAHRLLGLIAEEKGATEAAEEHYVMALGLLERSGATGDLADLCRLLGDLLRRTGRTEAALDAYRTGLGDRAAPGTTTLGTAPASMPDRLRGAGGGVRPTAEWS, translated from the coding sequence ATGGACGAACCGGCCGAAATCGGCCGCCGGGTTCAGCGTCTGCGTACCGAACGCGGCCTGACCCAACGGCAATTGGCGGAACCCTCGTACACCGCCGCCTACGTCTCGACGCTGGAGTCCGGCAAGGTGCGGCCCTCCGAGACCGCGCTGCGCTTTCTGGCCGAGCGCCTCGGCACGTCGTACGAGGAACTGGCCACCGGACGCCCTGCCCACCTGGCCACCGAACTACGGCTCGCCCTCACCGACGCCCAGCAGATGCTCGCCACCGGCGCCGCCGACGAGGCGGCGGTCCGCTACCGCCGCCTCCTCACCGACGCCGAACACCTCGACCTCGCTCCCGAGCAGGCCGAGGCGCTGCTCGGGCTGGGTGACTGCGCGCTGGAGACCGGCGAACTGGGCGACGCCGGACGCCACTTCCAGGCGGCCGAGCGGCTCCTGTCCGGCGAACCGCTCCCCCGCCGCGCCCGCGCGATCCGCGGCCGCGCCATCGCACATCTGCTCGCGGGGGAGCTGCGGTACGCCTGTTACCTCCTCGAATCCACCATCGACGAGCTCGGCACGAGCGGGCTGGCCGACCCGGAGGCGCTGGTCCTGCTGTACGCCGCCGTCATCGGCCCGTACATCGACATGGGCGCCCACGCCCGCGCAGCGCACGCCGCGGAGCTCGCCCTCGCCCTGGCCCCGCAGGTCAGCGACCCGGCGCTGGTGGCGGGCATGCACCGACAGGTCGCCCGCACCTTCCTCGCCGAAGGGCGCACGGCCGACGCCGACGCCTCCCTGGCCAAGGCCCAGACGATCTACCACCAGCTGCGACTGAACACCGACCTGGCGCACTGCCACTGGATGCGCGGCTACGTTCAAGCCCAGAACGGCGAACTCGACTCGGCCGAAAGGCAGTTGCGTACCGCCCGGGACATGCTGGCGGCCAAGCGCGCCGCCCTCTACACCGCCCAGGTGGAGGTCGAGCTCGCGGACGTCCTGCGCCGCCTCGGCCGACACGACGAGGCGTCCGGACTCCTTTCGGCACTGCTCGAACTCGGCGACCAGCACGGCGCCGTACACGCAGGCGGGGCACACCGGCTGCTCGGCCTGATCGCGGAGGAGAAGGGGGCGACCGAGGCCGCAGAGGAGCACTACGTCATGGCACTCGGCCTCCTGGAGAGGAGCGGGGCGACAGGAGACCTCGCCGACCTGTGCCGACTACTGGGCGACCTGCTGCGCCGCACGGGCCGCACCGAGGCGGCACTCGACGCGTACCGCACGGGCCTCGGCGACCGCGCGGCCCCCGGCACGACGACCCTGGGGACGGCGCCCGCGTCGATGCCGGATCGCCTGCGTGGCGCGGGCGGCGGCGTACGGCCGACCGCGGAGTGGAGCTGA
- the ribA gene encoding GTP cyclohydrolase II — MIDNNDTQRDSARTSGVERVANVRLSTEHGDFLAVGYLDRIRGDEQIALVYGDVEGEGTLTRVHSECLTGDAFGSKHCECGEQLSAALRAIANEGRGILVYLRGHEGRGIGLLAKLQAMQLQAEGLDTVEANLALGLPDDARSYRVAADILHDLGVRSVRLLSNNPRKRAALLEHGIKLTEQVPLLIPPCEENIFYLRTKRERLGHHLPHLDRAADES; from the coding sequence ATGATAGATAACAATGACACGCAGCGCGACAGCGCCCGTACGTCGGGCGTCGAACGCGTGGCAAATGTCCGACTGTCCACGGAGCATGGCGATTTCCTCGCTGTCGGCTACCTGGACCGCATTCGCGGAGACGAACAAATAGCGCTGGTATACGGCGATGTCGAGGGGGAAGGAACGCTTACCCGCGTACATTCGGAGTGCCTGACCGGAGACGCCTTCGGGTCCAAGCACTGTGAGTGCGGAGAGCAGTTGTCCGCGGCGCTGCGCGCTATCGCGAACGAGGGACGCGGCATTCTCGTCTACCTCCGCGGACACGAGGGGCGGGGGATCGGCCTGTTGGCCAAGCTGCAGGCAATGCAGCTCCAGGCCGAAGGACTGGACACCGTCGAGGCCAATCTCGCGCTCGGGCTCCCGGACGACGCCCGCAGCTACCGGGTTGCGGCGGATATCCTGCACGACCTCGGTGTGCGATCCGTACGGCTGCTGTCCAACAACCCGCGCAAGCGCGCGGCGCTTCTGGAGCACGGCATCAAGCTCACCGAACAGGTTCCGCTGCTGATCCCCCCCTGCGAGGAGAACATCTTCTATCTGCGGACCAAGCGGGAACGCCTCGGCCATCACCTTCCGCACCTGGACCGCGCGGCCGACGAGTCCTGA
- a CDS encoding lamin tail domain-containing protein → MSASRTTRRLVAALLATGALVGAAALPASADDRRDHGRHQQARSAVVLGDIQYDSPGRDTRSNRSLNAEWVDVTNNGRRAVDLDGWTLTNRDGDRYHFDNLRLAGHSTVRVHTGHGRDTRRDVYQDRSDYVWDDRSDTATLRNDNGRTVDTDSWGRGHHNNGRTDGTDFWGRDHHNNGRTDGTDFWGRDHHNNGRTDGTDFWGRDHHNNGRP, encoded by the coding sequence ATGTCTGCTTCTCGTACCACTCGCCGCCTTGTCGCCGCTCTTCTGGCCACCGGTGCCCTGGTGGGCGCTGCGGCGCTGCCGGCCTCGGCCGACGACCGACGTGACCACGGCCGGCACCAGCAAGCCCGTTCCGCCGTCGTACTCGGTGACATCCAGTACGACAGCCCCGGACGCGACACCCGCTCCAACCGCAGCCTGAACGCCGAATGGGTCGACGTCACCAACAACGGCCGCCGCGCGGTCGACCTCGACGGCTGGACCCTCACCAACCGCGACGGCGACCGCTACCACTTCGACAACCTGCGCCTGGCCGGCCACTCCACCGTTCGCGTCCACACCGGCCACGGCCGCGACACCCGCCGCGATGTCTACCAGGACCGCAGCGACTACGTCTGGGACGACCGCTCCGACACCGCCACCCTCCGCAACGACAACGGCCGCACCGTCGACACCGACTCCTGGGGCCGTGGCCACCACAACAACGGCCGTACCGACGGCACCGACTTCTGGGGCCGTGACCACCACAACAACGGCCGTACCGACGGCACCGACTTCTGGGGCCGTGACCACCACAACAACGGCCGTACCGACGGCACCGACTTCTGGGGCCGTGACCACCACAACAACGGCCGCCCCTGA
- a CDS encoding NUDIX domain-containing protein — MTTGVDTPDPRGRTGLDRHGRDLTANPRVRVRDVEVLSCDWYVLRKTTFDFQHSDGHWSRQQRETYDRGDGAAILLYDPGRRTVLLTRQFRFPAYANGHPDGILIEAAAGLLDGDSPSEAIRREVAEETGHVIGEVRRVFDVYMSPGSVTERLHFFAAPYSPAGSTSVGGGIAADGEDIIVVELPFTEALAMIRDGAIADAKTIMLLQWAALEGPFRSVPPRQEPAPRTGGVP; from the coding sequence ATGACCACGGGCGTCGACACCCCCGACCCCCGTGGCCGCACCGGACTGGACCGCCATGGCCGTGACCTGACCGCGAACCCGCGGGTGCGCGTGCGCGACGTGGAGGTGCTGTCCTGCGACTGGTACGTACTGCGCAAGACGACCTTCGACTTCCAGCACAGCGACGGCCACTGGAGCCGCCAGCAGCGTGAAACCTACGACCGGGGTGACGGCGCCGCGATCCTGCTCTACGATCCCGGCCGCCGCACGGTACTGCTGACCCGGCAGTTCCGCTTTCCCGCCTACGCCAACGGTCACCCGGACGGGATACTGATCGAGGCCGCGGCCGGGCTGCTGGACGGCGACAGCCCCAGCGAAGCGATCCGCCGGGAAGTGGCCGAGGAGACCGGGCACGTCATCGGCGAGGTCCGCCGTGTTTTCGACGTCTATATGAGCCCCGGCTCGGTCACGGAGCGGCTGCACTTCTTCGCCGCCCCCTACAGTCCAGCCGGTTCCACCTCCGTCGGCGGCGGAATCGCCGCCGACGGCGAGGACATCATCGTCGTCGAACTGCCGTTCACCGAAGCGCTCGCCATGATCCGCGACGGGGCCATCGCCGACGCCAAAACCATCATGCTGCTGCAATGGGCCGCCTTGGAAGGCCCCTTCCGGTCGGTGCCCCCTCGCCAGGAACCCGCCCCCCGGACCGGTGGTGTGCCATGA